In the Candidatus Microthrix subdominans genome, GCAATGGCCCACACCTGCTCAGAGTCGACCCGGTGGTAGTGGTGGGCGAGAACGATACGCAGCCTCGCAATGTCGCGCCAGGCAACTCTCGGAAAATCCGCTGCCGTATCGTCGGCGATAACGTTCGCTGCCTCGCCGATGATCTCAAGAAGCCGTTCAGCTGCACGCTGGAGGATCGTGTTCGCCATGAACTCCTCGTGACCTCGGCGCACGATCTGAGCCAGTTCGGCTGCCGCCTCGAGCATGTCGGCGATGCGCTGCATGTCGCTGCGACTCACAGGCCAACCGCCTCGCGACGGATGTGATCATCGCGTTCCTTGAGACCCCCGGCGGAAACCACGTCAACCGGGCAATCGAGGATGCTCTCCAACTCGTCCTGCAGGTGGAGCAGATCAAACAGCGAGCTGTCCGTCGCGAACTCGACCAAGAAGTCGATATCGCTCCCCTCGCCATCATCGCCGCGGGCGACCGATCCGAAAATGGCCACGGACGTGCCTCGGTGCCGCCGGACCGCGGCCGCAATCGCGTCCCGGTTCTCTTCGACCAACTTGCGCCTCGGGCCCATCACGTCAGGATACCGCGGGCAAGCGCCCTGGCAGCTCGGATTCGAGGAGCAGCATCAGCCAGAATGACGTGGCCCCGCTGTACCACGCTGCCGAGCTGTGCCTGATGTTGATGCCCGGCACGCTGATCGGCGCCAAGCACGTGGTGCTCGGCAGCTTCGATCCCACCGAGGTGCTCGACACGATGTGTCCGAGCACATCACGATGTTCTTCGGCGTGGCAACGATGTTCCAGTTTCTGCTGGCCGCCGTCCGACCTCGCCGACCGCGACTTGACCGCCTGGCGCACCGGCCTCTTTGGCGCATCGCCGACGCCGACGGCAACAACATCAAACCGGGCGACACCGGCGAGATGCTGCTGCGCGGCGAGACGATCATGAAGAACTACCGGAACAAACCGGAGGAGACCGCCGTCACCATCGTCGACGGCTGGCTGCACACCGGCGACCTCGCCCGGCTCGACCCTGACGGGTACATGACCCTCACCGACCGCATCAAGGACACGATCACCCTCCCCCAGGTACAGGAGTTCTGTCGGGAACGCCTCTCGCACTACAAGGTGCCCCACGACCTGATCGTCCGTCCGATCCCCCGCAACCCTTCCGGCAAGATCATGGAGCCCGTCATCCGCTCGGAGATGGCCGACGCCGACTGAGTGAGGAGCCAACGCTTCGCCAAGGTCGAGGAACGAATCGACGCCAGTGAACGGAATCTCTCCGAGATGGCCAGGGCCTGGGCAGAGTGAGTAGCGAATCGGGACTATCTCCGCTACAGAACTTCTGCCTGCGTGGCACCGGCAGCACTACTTCGGTGCCAGGACTTCTTCGCACCTGCAGCTGCGCTGAAGTGGCCAAGACCAACGCTTAACTCGGCCACCTGCAGAAACTCCTCTGCTTTGGCCAAGTGTGCGCGGGCCTCAGCGAGCGGGCTCATGCGTGGGCTGGTGCCGAGGAACGCCAAGGTCGCACTCCCCGATCAAATGGATACCGTCTCGGCGTACCTCGTCAACCAACCGTTCGCCGTTCGCATCCAACCGAGCAAACTCCGCCTCCGACAGGTCAACGATGGAGCACGGATTGCCCGTCCAGCTCCGGACGGCCTCCGTCAGTTCATCCACCTGGGAATCCCATTGATCGCCACCATCTGCGGTATCCGGCCGGATCACGAAAAGATCAATATCGCTGGCGGCCCCTCCGTCTCCCCGCGCAACCGAGCCGAAGAGCCATGCCCCACTCGGCGGGTATTCCCACCGACGGAGGCGATCCTTCAACTGCGCAATCAGTCGACTCCGCATACCGGCCAGCGCCCGGATGCTGCTGGTCGCAAGGTGTTGCTCGTTGAGGGTGTAGAGCTTCGACGGAGGATGATCCTCCACGAGGACGATGCCATGCTCCGCTAGATACCGCAGGGCGAGGCTGGTTCCCTTTTGACTGAGCCGACCGTTCGAGAGGGCGGCCACCTTCCTTCCTAACAACGGCACGTAGGTGCTCGCCAGTACTTCCAAGACGACCCCTCGCAACCATCTCATCGGCTGAGCGACCGGAACCGCTTCCGGCTCTGGCGGCATCTACAGCACGGCCGTCCAAGCGGAGGCCCGACCCGACATCTCAGCCTGAACGGTCGAGCGCGCCGTCGAGCAATGCGGACCACTGGGCGATGATCGGTGCGCGGCGTTGGCGGTCGTCGCCGAGCAGGTTGGCCAGCCCCAGGCCTCGTGCCATGTCGAGGATCCCCTGGATCAGCGGCCGTACCCCCGCCTCCTGCTCGTCGACGCCGAGCAACTGGACGGTGGCCCGGTGTACCTGACGGCCGATCCGTGTCTCG is a window encoding:
- a CDS encoding DUF86 domain-containing protein, yielding MSRSDMQRIADMLEAAAELAQIVRRGHEEFMANTILQRAAERLLEIIGEAANVIADDTAADFPRVAWRDIARLRIVLAHHYHRVDSEQVWAIASDEVPKMVELLGSGPNPGTHR
- a CDS encoding nucleotidyltransferase family protein is translated as MGPRRKLVEENRDAIAAAVRRHRGTSVAIFGSVARGDDGEGSDIDFLVEFATDSSLFDLLHLQDELESILDCPVDVVSAGGLKERDDHIRREAVGL
- a CDS encoding AMP-binding protein, with protein sequence MFFGVATMFQFLLAAVRPRRPRLDRLAHRPLWRIADADGNNIKPGDTGEMLLRGETIMKNYRNKPEETAVTIVDGWLHTGDLARLDPDGYMTLTDRIKDTITLPQVQEFCRERLSHYKVPHDLIVRPIPRNPSGKIMEPVIRSEMADAD
- a CDS encoding nucleotidyltransferase domain-containing protein; the protein is MEVLASTYVPLLGRKVAALSNGRLSQKGTSLALRYLAEHGIVLVEDHPPSKLYTLNEQHLATSSIRALAGMRSRLIAQLKDRLRRWEYPPSGAWLFGSVARGDGGAASDIDLFVIRPDTADGGDQWDSQVDELTEAVRSWTGNPCSIVDLSEAEFARLDANGERLVDEVRRDGIHLIGECDLGVPRHQPTHEPAR